One window of Marmota flaviventris isolate mMarFla1 chromosome 5, mMarFla1.hap1, whole genome shotgun sequence genomic DNA carries:
- the LOC114081258 gene encoding LOW QUALITY PROTEIN: HUWE1-associated protein modifying stress responses 1 (The sequence of the model RefSeq protein was modified relative to this genomic sequence to represent the inferred CDS: deleted 2 bases in 1 codon; substituted 1 base at 1 genomic stop codon), whose amino-acid sequence MMHSLGYLRSYFQHYTRLLLLTNGGLINQLLPARLPPSLQPLILLLPSRGHLEVFWVLLPLQLQPPASATEDMAALDTTEATLLLAPRGHLVMLPPQLLLQLLLTRCLLPTPLPLLPPPRGLLPGRLQVWLHVAAPIFGHDPGLGAQVPADLPPEQLLRPGPPRGAAGRRAPPPGRSTTTLPRGPPLRRTRRPREERKVEGEAEIGARAEHWFSKWERQCLAEAEQDEXLSPELQEEAAAAAQPEHKQQKLWHLFQNSATAVAQLYKDRVCQQPGLSLWVPFQNAATAVTNLYKESVDTHQRSFDIGIQIGYQRRNEDVLAWVKKRRRTIRREDLISFLCGKVPPPRNSRAPPRLTVVSPNRGTSTETSSSVETDLQPFREAIALHGLSGAMASISVRSSTPGSPTHVSSGSNASQRRNGLHDVDLNTFISEEMALHLDNGGTRKRTSAQCGDVITDSPTHKRNRMI is encoded by the exons atgat GCACAGCCTTGGCTACCTCAGAAGCTACTTCCAACACTACACAAGGTTGCTGCTGCTGACAAATGGGGGTCTCATCAATCAGCTGCTACCTGCACGGCTACCACCATCGCTGCAGCCTCTGATTCTGCTACTGCCATCCCGAGGTCACCTGGAGGTCTTCTGGGTGCTACTGCCCTTGCAGCTGCAACCACCTGCTTCTGCCACAGAAGACATGGCTGCCCTGGACACAACTGAAGCCACACTGCTACTGGCCCCCAGAGGTCACCTGGTGATGCTGCCTCCACAGCTATTACTGCAGCTGCTACTGACCCGTTGCCTGCTGCCAACACCATTACCACTGCTACCACCACCTAGAGGACTGCTGCCAGGCAGACTCCAGGTTTGGCTGCACGTGGCTGCACCCATTTTTGGACACGATCCAGGACTTGGTGCCCAGGTGCCAGCAGATTTACCACCAGAACAGCTTCT AAGGCCTGGGCCGCCGCGAGGAGCCGCCGGCCGCCGGGCCCCGCCGCCGGGCCGCTCCACGACGACGCTCCCGCGGGGGCCCCCCCTGAGGAGGACACGGCGGCCGCGGGAGGAGCGGAAGGTGGAGGGCGAGGCGGAGATC GGAGCTCGGGCCGAGCACTGGTTCTCCAAGTGGGAGCGGCAGTGCCTGGCCGAGGCCGAGCAGGACGAGTAGCTGTCCCCTGAGCTGCAGGAGGAGGCGGCGGCCGCCGCGCAGCCCGAGCACAAGCAGCAGAAGCTGTGGCACCTCTTCCAGAACTCGGCCACCGCCGTGGCCCAGCTCTACAAAGACCGAGTGTGTCAGCAGCCAGGACTTTCTCTCTGGGTCCCCTTCCAAAACGCAGCCACCGCCGTCACCAACCTCTACAAAGAAAGTGTGGATACCCATCAGCGAAGTTTTGATATTGGAATTCAGATTGGCTATCAGCGACGCAATGAGGATGTGCTGGCTTGGGTTAAAAAACGCAGAAGAACTATTCGTAGAGAAGATTTGATCAGCTTCCTGTGTGGAAAGGTTCCTCCACCACGAAACTCTAGAGCTCCCCCAAGACTGACTGTAGTGTCCCCTAACCGAGGTACTTCAACGGAAACTAGTTCATCTGTAGAGACTGATTTGCAACCCTTCCGGGAAGCCATAGCTCTGCATGGTCTTAGTGGTGCAATGGCTAGTATAAGCGTGCGTTCGAGTACCCCAGGCTCTCCTACACATGTAAGCAGTGGATCGAATGCTAGTCAAAGGAGAAATGGACTCCATGATGTCGATTTGAACACTTTCATATCAGAAGAAATGGCACTCCACTTGGACAATGGTGGAACTAGAAAGCGTACCTCAGCCCAGTGTGGCGATGTCATTACAGACTCACCAACCCATAAACGCAACAGAATGATCTAA